A portion of the Lathamus discolor isolate bLatDis1 chromosome 5, bLatDis1.hap1, whole genome shotgun sequence genome contains these proteins:
- the ZBTB24 gene encoding zinc finger and BTB domain-containing protein 24 isoform X1 — translation MGSRAPPFIFAIKMAETTPDSSEKLVIIHSKAHKDTILANFEEQRKKDFLCDITLIVENVQFRAHKALLAASSEYFSMMFVDEGEIGQSIYMLEGMVADTFGALLEFIYTGCLRASEKSTEQILATAQLLKVTDLVWACTDYQASRSPGSVLPAPANSGAAVAVTASDKKNEDPPKRKRGRPRKVRNVQEEESGGNSAEDVQLRENNSMQNKQNFTTKDTATEETVASEQAPARRDAKENEHACGSEAAVDLSAEKDENYDPKSEGIQSTRSRYSKRRIRRSVKLKDYKLLGDEDEKGLVKRADGKRKRAGSEARCKDCGKVFKYNHFLAIHQRSHTGERPFKCSECGKGFSQKHSLQVHERMHTGERPYTCTVCNKALTTKHSLLEHMSLHTGQKAFTCDQCGKYFSQKRQLKSHYRVHTGHSLPECNQCRRKFMDAAQLKKHLRTHTGEKPFTCEICGKSFTAKSSLQTHIRIHRGEKPYSCGICGKSFSDSSAKRRHCILHTGKKPFSCPECSLQFARLDNLKAHLKIHSKEKQFQEASAAPSTNTSSEEVRNILQLQQYQLATSGGQEIQLLVTDAVHNINFMPSHNQGISIVTAENASNMTTEQAANLTLLAQPPQQLQNLLLSAQQEQVEQIQSINMIANQIEAAPPEQMHVITLSKEALEQFHAHQGQNEGIHLAESSHPAPHVQLTKESSQHTHSSQDTVPSHQNSEEQNQSVHVSESHQQSLSVNESSHEHPVQGQAF, via the exons ATGGGCAGCCGG GCACCTCCTTTCatatttgcaataaaaatggCAGAAACGACTCCTGATTCTTCTGAGAAACTGGTCATCATCCACTCCAAAGCTCACAAAGATACCATTCTAGCTAATTttgaagaacaaaggaaaaaggattttctttgtGACATTACTCTGATAGTGGAGAATGTGCAGTTCAGAGCCCATAAAGCTTTGCTTGCTGCCAGCAGTGAGTACTTCTCAATGATGTTTGTTGATGAGGGTGAAATAGGACAGTCAATTTACATGTTGGAGGGAATGGTTGCAGACACCTTTGGGGCACTGCTGGAATTTATCTACACTGGTTGTCTCCGTGCCAGTgagaaaagcacagaacaaatTCTGGCTACTGCACAGCTGCTGAAGGTGACTGACCTGGTGTGGGCCTGCACAGACTATCAGGCCAGCCGTAGCCCAGGTAGTGTGTTACCAGCTCCAGCTAATAGTGGAGCCGCTGTAGCTGTTACTGCAAGtgacaagaaaaatgaagatcCACCAAAGCGAAAACGAGGGCGACCGAGGAAAGTCAGGAATGTCCAAGAAGAAGAATCAGGAGGAAATTCTGCTGAAGATGTGCAGCTGAGAGAGAACAACTCCATGCAAAATAAGCAGAACTTTACAACAAAAGACACTGCAACAGAAGAAACAGTTGCCAGCGAACAGGCTCCAGCGAGGAGggatgcaaaagaaaatgaacatgctTGTGGCTCAGAAGCTGCTGTCGATCTGTCAGCTGAGAAAGATGAGAATTATGATCCCAAATCAGAAGGAATACAGAGCACTCGGAGCCGTTACAGCAAACGTAGAATAAGGAGGTCAGTTAAACTAAAAGATTATAAGCTTCTCGGTGATGAGGATGAAAAAGGACTGGTAAAGAGAGctgatggaaaaagaaaacgtGCAGGTTCTGAAGCTCGCTGTAAAGACTGTGGCAAAGTATTTAAATACAATCACTTCTTAGCTATTCATCAGCGAAGTCATACAG gGGAGCGCCCTTTTAAGTGCAGCGAGTGTGGAAAAGGCTTTTCCCAGAAGCATTCTCTTCAAGTCCATGAGCGGATGCACACTGGAGAGCGACCGTACACGTGCACTGTCTGCAATAAGGCTCTGACAACAAAACATTCTCTTCTGGAGCATATGAGCCTGCATACAG GGCAGAAGGCTTTTACGTGCGATCAGTGTGGGAAATACTTCAGCCAAAAGAGACAGCTCAAGAGCCACTATCGAGTACACACAG GCCATTCGCTGCCGGAATGTAACCAGTGTCGTCGCAAGTTCATGGATGCAGCCCAGTTAAAGAAACACTTAAGAACGCATACAG GTGAGAAGCCCTTCACTTGCGAAATTTGTGGCAAATCATTTACCGCTAAAAGTTCTCTTCAGACTCACATTCGAATTCACAG AGGAGAAAAGCCATATTCTTGTGGTATATGTGGAAAGTCCTTCTCCGATTCCAGTGCCAAGAGAAGACACTGTATCTTACACACAGGCAAAAAGCCTTTCTCCTGCCCAGAATGTAGTTTACAGTTTGCTCGTCTGGACAACCTGAAGGCTCATTTGAAAATTCATagcaaggaaaagcagtttCAGGAAGCCAGTGCTGCCCCAAGCACCAACACTAGTTCAGAAGAAGTGAGAAACattcttcagctgcagcagtatCAACTTGCCACCTCTGGAGGGCAGGAAATTCAGCTACTGGTTACAGATGCAGTACATAATATAAACTTCATGCCTAGTCATAATCAAGGCATTAGTATTGTCACTGCAGAAAATGCCTCAAATATGACAACAGAGCAGGCTGCTAACCTCACGTTGCTTGCTCAGCCaccacagcagctgcaaaacTTATTGCTGTCAGCGCAGCAGGAGCAAGTGGAGCAAATCCAAAGTATCAATATGATTGCAAACCAAATAGAGGCTGCCCCGCCTGAACAAATGCATGTCATCACTCTTTCAAAGGAAGCACTAGAACAATTCCATGCTCATCAAGGACAAAATGAAGGAATCCACTTAGCAGAATCTTCACATCCAGCTCCGCATGTGCAGCTGACTAAGGAGTCAAGTCAACATACTCACTCTAGCCAAGATACGGTTCCTTCCCATCAAAACAGTGAAGAACAGAATCAAAGTGTACATGTTTCTGAATCACATCAACAGTCTCTGTCAGTAAATGAGTCATCTCATGAGCATcctgttcaaggacaggcttTCTGA
- the ZBTB24 gene encoding zinc finger and BTB domain-containing protein 24 isoform X2: MAETTPDSSEKLVIIHSKAHKDTILANFEEQRKKDFLCDITLIVENVQFRAHKALLAASSEYFSMMFVDEGEIGQSIYMLEGMVADTFGALLEFIYTGCLRASEKSTEQILATAQLLKVTDLVWACTDYQASRSPGSVLPAPANSGAAVAVTASDKKNEDPPKRKRGRPRKVRNVQEEESGGNSAEDVQLRENNSMQNKQNFTTKDTATEETVASEQAPARRDAKENEHACGSEAAVDLSAEKDENYDPKSEGIQSTRSRYSKRRIRRSVKLKDYKLLGDEDEKGLVKRADGKRKRAGSEARCKDCGKVFKYNHFLAIHQRSHTGERPFKCSECGKGFSQKHSLQVHERMHTGERPYTCTVCNKALTTKHSLLEHMSLHTGQKAFTCDQCGKYFSQKRQLKSHYRVHTGHSLPECNQCRRKFMDAAQLKKHLRTHTGEKPFTCEICGKSFTAKSSLQTHIRIHRGEKPYSCGICGKSFSDSSAKRRHCILHTGKKPFSCPECSLQFARLDNLKAHLKIHSKEKQFQEASAAPSTNTSSEEVRNILQLQQYQLATSGGQEIQLLVTDAVHNINFMPSHNQGISIVTAENASNMTTEQAANLTLLAQPPQQLQNLLLSAQQEQVEQIQSINMIANQIEAAPPEQMHVITLSKEALEQFHAHQGQNEGIHLAESSHPAPHVQLTKESSQHTHSSQDTVPSHQNSEEQNQSVHVSESHQQSLSVNESSHEHPVQGQAF; encoded by the exons atggCAGAAACGACTCCTGATTCTTCTGAGAAACTGGTCATCATCCACTCCAAAGCTCACAAAGATACCATTCTAGCTAATTttgaagaacaaaggaaaaaggattttctttgtGACATTACTCTGATAGTGGAGAATGTGCAGTTCAGAGCCCATAAAGCTTTGCTTGCTGCCAGCAGTGAGTACTTCTCAATGATGTTTGTTGATGAGGGTGAAATAGGACAGTCAATTTACATGTTGGAGGGAATGGTTGCAGACACCTTTGGGGCACTGCTGGAATTTATCTACACTGGTTGTCTCCGTGCCAGTgagaaaagcacagaacaaatTCTGGCTACTGCACAGCTGCTGAAGGTGACTGACCTGGTGTGGGCCTGCACAGACTATCAGGCCAGCCGTAGCCCAGGTAGTGTGTTACCAGCTCCAGCTAATAGTGGAGCCGCTGTAGCTGTTACTGCAAGtgacaagaaaaatgaagatcCACCAAAGCGAAAACGAGGGCGACCGAGGAAAGTCAGGAATGTCCAAGAAGAAGAATCAGGAGGAAATTCTGCTGAAGATGTGCAGCTGAGAGAGAACAACTCCATGCAAAATAAGCAGAACTTTACAACAAAAGACACTGCAACAGAAGAAACAGTTGCCAGCGAACAGGCTCCAGCGAGGAGggatgcaaaagaaaatgaacatgctTGTGGCTCAGAAGCTGCTGTCGATCTGTCAGCTGAGAAAGATGAGAATTATGATCCCAAATCAGAAGGAATACAGAGCACTCGGAGCCGTTACAGCAAACGTAGAATAAGGAGGTCAGTTAAACTAAAAGATTATAAGCTTCTCGGTGATGAGGATGAAAAAGGACTGGTAAAGAGAGctgatggaaaaagaaaacgtGCAGGTTCTGAAGCTCGCTGTAAAGACTGTGGCAAAGTATTTAAATACAATCACTTCTTAGCTATTCATCAGCGAAGTCATACAG gGGAGCGCCCTTTTAAGTGCAGCGAGTGTGGAAAAGGCTTTTCCCAGAAGCATTCTCTTCAAGTCCATGAGCGGATGCACACTGGAGAGCGACCGTACACGTGCACTGTCTGCAATAAGGCTCTGACAACAAAACATTCTCTTCTGGAGCATATGAGCCTGCATACAG GGCAGAAGGCTTTTACGTGCGATCAGTGTGGGAAATACTTCAGCCAAAAGAGACAGCTCAAGAGCCACTATCGAGTACACACAG GCCATTCGCTGCCGGAATGTAACCAGTGTCGTCGCAAGTTCATGGATGCAGCCCAGTTAAAGAAACACTTAAGAACGCATACAG GTGAGAAGCCCTTCACTTGCGAAATTTGTGGCAAATCATTTACCGCTAAAAGTTCTCTTCAGACTCACATTCGAATTCACAG AGGAGAAAAGCCATATTCTTGTGGTATATGTGGAAAGTCCTTCTCCGATTCCAGTGCCAAGAGAAGACACTGTATCTTACACACAGGCAAAAAGCCTTTCTCCTGCCCAGAATGTAGTTTACAGTTTGCTCGTCTGGACAACCTGAAGGCTCATTTGAAAATTCATagcaaggaaaagcagtttCAGGAAGCCAGTGCTGCCCCAAGCACCAACACTAGTTCAGAAGAAGTGAGAAACattcttcagctgcagcagtatCAACTTGCCACCTCTGGAGGGCAGGAAATTCAGCTACTGGTTACAGATGCAGTACATAATATAAACTTCATGCCTAGTCATAATCAAGGCATTAGTATTGTCACTGCAGAAAATGCCTCAAATATGACAACAGAGCAGGCTGCTAACCTCACGTTGCTTGCTCAGCCaccacagcagctgcaaaacTTATTGCTGTCAGCGCAGCAGGAGCAAGTGGAGCAAATCCAAAGTATCAATATGATTGCAAACCAAATAGAGGCTGCCCCGCCTGAACAAATGCATGTCATCACTCTTTCAAAGGAAGCACTAGAACAATTCCATGCTCATCAAGGACAAAATGAAGGAATCCACTTAGCAGAATCTTCACATCCAGCTCCGCATGTGCAGCTGACTAAGGAGTCAAGTCAACATACTCACTCTAGCCAAGATACGGTTCCTTCCCATCAAAACAGTGAAGAACAGAATCAAAGTGTACATGTTTCTGAATCACATCAACAGTCTCTGTCAGTAAATGAGTCATCTCATGAGCATcctgttcaaggacaggcttTCTGA
- the PPIL6 gene encoding probable inactive peptidyl-prolyl cis-trans isomerase-like 6 has translation MGSQQMQVTVVGLLQDTAFHVAKCTAEALKLKFPSKFADPVIQPLVEFAWHEYLQEKKKELRGEVWGYTSSVMCFLDGRLLGDEKILLEWSYHEWGYRDHRPEALYQAIAEDFYSKYLKSTQHVFVYLEIAIEERPIGRLLFELFSDACPRTCENFQALCIGGAKSRCDGRELTYKNSLFHRIVKNGWIQGGDIITGKGDQGESIYGPTFEDESFSVHHKGRGILGMANKGRHTNGSQFYITFQPSPYLDKKYVAFGQLIEGTEVLQRLEAVPTDNERPKVPCKITNCGTFQP, from the exons ATGGGCTCACAGCAGATGCAGGTGACAGTGGTGGGGCTGCTCCAGGACACAGCTTTCCACGTGGCCAAGTGCACGGCAGAG GCTCTGAAGCTGAAGTTTCCAAGCAAGTTTGCAGATCCTGTAATACAGCCTTTAGTCGAATTTGCATGGCATGAATatttacaggagaaaaagaag GAACTGAGAGGTGAGGTGTGGGGATACACCTCCTCGGTGATGTGCTTCCTTGATGGCCGGCTGCTGGGGGATGAGAAGATTCTGCTTGAGTGGTCTTACCATGAGTGGGGCTATCGTGACCATAGGCCTGAGGCACTTTACCAAGCGATTGCTGAGGATTTCTACAGCAAATATCTGAAAAGCACCCAG CACGTGTTCGTGTACCTGGAGATAGCCATTGAGGAACGGCCCATCGGGAGGCTGCTCTTTGAG CTCTTTTCAGATGCATGTCCCAGGACCTGTGAGAACTTCCAGGCTCTGTGCATTGGAGGAGCAAAGTCACGCTGTGACGGCCGAGAGCTCACCTACAAGAACTCCCTGTTTCATCGCATAGTGAAAAATGGGTGGATCCAAGGAGGAG ACATCATCACTGGGAAGGGAGACCAAGGAGAGTCAATTTATGGTCCCACCTTTGAAG ATGAAAGCTTCTCTGTTCATCACAAGGGAAGAGGGATCCTTGGGATGGCCAACAAGGGCCGCCACACCAATGGCTCGCAGTTCTACATCACCTTCCAGCCATCTCCCTACCTGGACAAGAAATACGTGGCTTTTGG ACAACTGATCGAGGGCACAGAGGTCCTCCAGAGACTGGAAGCCGTACCTACGGATAATGAAAGGCCTAAGGTACCCTGCAAGATTACAAACTGTGGGACCTTTCAGCCATGA